In one window of Halopiger aswanensis DNA:
- a CDS encoding asparaginase, with product MALPQVRVLSTGGTIASTDGPDGATPSKDGDDLVDAVPELEDVATLDVESVCDELSFHLSFGDVASMARAVERAADDGVDGVVITHGTDTMEESAYYLDLVVDAEIPVVFTGAQRPADRPGADGPANLLQAVRVAGDDRFGDGVYIAFGNLVHAARWVTKARAGRPEAYASPDAGPVAEITADGLALRREPRSESVSIPALETTARVEVVTSGLGVDGRQLERAVADGVDGIVLAASGIGNTTPELGDAVADAVADGIPVVVATRCYDGAVGARYGGPGGSQTLRDHGTIPAGELPPWKARIKLGLALSAFDEHEAVRQTFERQ from the coding sequence ATGGCGCTCCCACAGGTTCGTGTTCTGAGTACCGGTGGCACGATCGCATCGACGGACGGCCCGGACGGGGCAACGCCGTCCAAAGACGGCGACGATCTCGTCGACGCTGTTCCCGAACTCGAGGACGTAGCGACTCTCGACGTCGAATCCGTCTGCGACGAGCTTAGCTTCCACCTCTCGTTCGGGGACGTCGCGTCGATGGCACGCGCCGTCGAGCGCGCAGCGGACGACGGAGTCGACGGCGTCGTCATCACTCACGGCACCGATACGATGGAGGAGTCGGCGTACTACCTCGACCTCGTCGTTGACGCCGAGATACCGGTCGTATTCACTGGGGCGCAACGACCCGCGGATCGTCCGGGTGCGGACGGCCCAGCGAATCTGCTGCAGGCGGTTCGCGTCGCGGGTGACGACCGCTTCGGAGATGGCGTCTACATCGCGTTTGGAAATCTCGTCCACGCAGCTAGATGGGTGACGAAAGCACGGGCGGGACGTCCGGAAGCCTACGCGTCACCCGATGCGGGACCGGTCGCAGAGATCACGGCCGACGGGCTGGCGCTCCGCCGCGAGCCCCGCAGCGAGTCAGTCTCGATCCCCGCTCTCGAGACGACGGCCCGAGTCGAGGTGGTCACCAGCGGCTTGGGTGTCGATGGTCGACAACTCGAGCGTGCCGTCGCCGACGGCGTCGACGGGATCGTCCTGGCTGCGAGCGGCATCGGGAACACGACCCCCGAACTCGGCGATGCCGTCGCCGATGCGGTTGCTGACGGAATTCCGGTCGTCGTCGCGACGCGCTGTTACGACGGCGCTGTCGGTGCGCGATACGGTGGACCCGGTGGCAGCCAAACGCTCCGTGATCACGGGACGATTCCGGCCGGTGAGCTTCCCCCGTGGAAGGCACGAATCAAACTCGGGTTGGCGCTGTCGGCCTTCGATGAACACGAGGCTGTCCGGCAGACGTTCGAACGCCAGTAG
- a CDS encoding dihydrofolate reductase family protein: MVGRMKTHYYTATSLDGYLADQDQSLDWLFQFGEIEGVQDNYRQFIDQVGAVAMGSTTYEWLLEHETLLEDPEKWPYDIPAWIFSTRDLPVVDGADIRFVQGDVAPVHAEMVDAVDGENIWLVGGGDLVGQFHDHGLLDEIILSVAPVTLGSGAPLLPRRITSPSLKLVDVQKHGDVFVQLTYEIQ, from the coding sequence GTGGTTGGACGGATGAAGACCCACTATTACACGGCCACGAGTCTCGACGGGTATCTCGCTGACCAAGACCAGTCACTGGACTGGCTCTTCCAGTTCGGCGAGATCGAGGGTGTCCAGGACAACTACCGGCAGTTCATCGATCAGGTCGGTGCTGTTGCCATGGGGTCGACGACCTACGAGTGGCTGCTTGAGCACGAGACCCTCCTCGAGGACCCCGAAAAGTGGCCGTACGACATCCCGGCCTGGATATTCAGCACTCGGGACTTACCGGTGGTCGACGGTGCGGACATCCGCTTCGTACAGGGGGACGTTGCGCCCGTCCATGCTGAGATGGTCGATGCCGTAGACGGTGAGAACATATGGCTAGTCGGTGGGGGTGACCTCGTCGGGCAGTTCCACGATCACGGACTGCTCGACGAAATCATCCTCAGCGTTGCGCCCGTCACACTCGGTTCGGGTGCCCCACTGCTGCCGCGCAGGATCACCAGCCCGTCCCTGAAACTGGTCGACGTCCAGAAACACGGCGACGTTTTTGTACAACTCACCTACGAAATTCAGTAA
- a CDS encoding amphi-Trp domain-containing protein — MPEEVLFKSESDLPREEIASYLRSVADKLDHGETITLKSGSESVTMDPPAQPTFEVKAEREGPADGPGELSIEFELEWDENSDETDAGSGRLEIE, encoded by the coding sequence ATGCCCGAAGAAGTACTATTCAAATCGGAAAGTGACTTGCCTCGAGAAGAAATCGCCTCGTATCTGCGCAGTGTCGCCGATAAACTCGACCACGGCGAGACGATAACGCTGAAATCCGGATCGGAGTCAGTGACGATGGACCCGCCGGCACAGCCGACCTTCGAGGTCAAAGCTGAACGCGAGGGGCCGGCGGACGGCCCCGGCGAGCTGAGCATCGAGTTCGAACTCGAGTGGGACGAGAACAGCGACGAGACGGATGCGGGGAGCGGCCGGTTAGAAATAGAGTGA
- a CDS encoding peptide-methionine (S)-S-oxide reductase, with product MLTPTVIEAFDAKAPDTTETATFGLGCFWGPDAAAGALDGVVRTRVGYAGGTTPEPSYDAMGDHTEVVQLKYDPDQLSFGDLLEWAFAEHHPYKQPKKRQYQHIVFTETADQRDQLQTYLANAELDREEIETRLEPLEDFHVAEEYHQKFQLRGKRWITEAFDGAGYDATAVRESPAAAKLNAHAAGHDVDVPFLEPSYDRRSA from the coding sequence ATGCTCACACCAACAGTTATCGAAGCATTCGATGCGAAAGCGCCGGATACCACCGAAACAGCGACGTTCGGGCTCGGTTGTTTCTGGGGACCTGACGCAGCAGCCGGCGCACTGGACGGCGTCGTTCGAACGCGAGTCGGCTACGCCGGCGGGACGACACCCGAGCCATCCTACGACGCTATGGGCGACCACACCGAAGTCGTCCAACTCAAGTACGATCCCGATCAGCTGTCGTTCGGCGACCTCCTCGAGTGGGCGTTCGCCGAACACCATCCGTACAAACAGCCAAAGAAACGCCAGTACCAGCATATCGTCTTTACCGAGACGGCCGATCAACGGGATCAACTACAAACGTATCTGGCTAACGCCGAACTCGATCGAGAAGAGATCGAGACGCGGCTCGAACCGCTCGAGGACTTTCACGTAGCAGAGGAGTACCACCAGAAATTCCAACTCCGAGGCAAACGCTGGATCACAGAGGCCTTCGACGGTGCGGGGTACGACGCCACTGCGGTGCGTGAGTCACCTGCTGCAGCGAAACTAAACGCGCATGCCGCTGGGCACGACGTAGATGTTCCTTTTCTCGAACCATCGTACGATCGTCGTTCAGCATGA